One stretch of Passer domesticus isolate bPasDom1 chromosome 2, bPasDom1.hap1, whole genome shotgun sequence DNA includes these proteins:
- the VAMP1 gene encoding vesicle-associated membrane protein 1 isoform X2, producing MSDPAQQPAPGAPEGGAPEGGAPEGAAPGGGPPGAPPNLTSNRRLQQTQAQVQEVVDIMCVNVDKVLQRDEKLSELDDRADALQAGASVFESSAAKLKRKYWWKNCKMMIMMGVIGALVVVVIAIYFFT from the exons AT GTCTGacccagctcagcagcctgCTCCCGGCGCTCCCGAAGGAGGGGCTCCCGAAGGAGGCGCTCCCGAAGGGGCAGCCCCCGGTGGGGGTCCCCCCGGGGCTCCCCCGAACCTGACGAGCAATCGGCGGCTGCAGCAGACGCAGGCCCAGGTGCAGGAG GTGGTTGATATAATGTGTGTGAACGTGGACAAGGTGCTGCAGCGGGACGAGAAGCTGTCGGAGCTGGATGACCGGGCGGACGCGCTGCAGGCCGGCGCCTCGGTGTTCGAGAGCAGCGCGGCCAAACTCAAAAGGAAGTACTGGTGGAAGAACTGCAAG atgaTGATCATGATGGGAGTGATTGGTGCCCTTGTGGTGGTGGTGATTGCAA TCTACTTTTTTACTTAA
- the VAMP1 gene encoding vesicle-associated membrane protein 1 isoform X1 has translation MSDPAQQPAPGAPEGGAPEGGAPEGAAPGGGPPGAPPNLTSNRRLQQTQAQVQEVVDIMCVNVDKVLQRDEKLSELDDRADALQAGASVFESSAAKLKRKYWWKNCKMMIMMGVIGALVVVVIASKYQKPQAPR, from the exons AT GTCTGacccagctcagcagcctgCTCCCGGCGCTCCCGAAGGAGGGGCTCCCGAAGGAGGCGCTCCCGAAGGGGCAGCCCCCGGTGGGGGTCCCCCCGGGGCTCCCCCGAACCTGACGAGCAATCGGCGGCTGCAGCAGACGCAGGCCCAGGTGCAGGAG GTGGTTGATATAATGTGTGTGAACGTGGACAAGGTGCTGCAGCGGGACGAGAAGCTGTCGGAGCTGGATGACCGGGCGGACGCGCTGCAGGCCGGCGCCTCGGTGTTCGAGAGCAGCGCGGCCAAACTCAAAAGGAAGTACTGGTGGAAGAACTGCAAG atgaTGATCATGATGGGAGTGATTGGTGCCCTTGTGGTGGTGGTGATTGCAAGTAAGTACCAAAAACCTCAGGCTCCAAGGTGA
- the MRPL51 gene encoding large ribosomal subunit protein mL51 — MAATAPHGPGRSKLRARTALAPPLPATGLSAPGGCAARRPLAQSPAALPSRPLAQRHPRAPAPRGGRGGAAAAPLFPSRPVPSRGTGGHPMAAAAASLLLRAAGRALLGRAAPLPCAQRSFSDCGGARWAPVRPGLPVPLSSPLAGLSRPIRIKEPPKRKPVDRWTKKRALFGVYDNVGILGGFQIHPKSLIMGPTWLRGWRGNELQRCIRKKQMVGDRMFAEDYHKLNKRIRYLYKRFNRTGKHR, encoded by the exons ATGGCCGCCACAGCCCCGCACGGCCCCGGGCGCTCGAAACTGCGCGCGCGGACCGCGCTCGCCCCGCCCCTTCCCGCCACCGGCCTATCAGCGCCCGGCGGCTGCGCCGCGCGCCGACCCCTCGCCCAATCGCcggctgccctgccctcccgACCGTTGGCGCAGCGTCACCCGCGCGCCCCTGCGCCCCGCGGCGGAaggggcggcgcggcggcggcgccgctcttcccgtcccgtcccgtcccgtcccgggGCACCGGGGGTCACCCCATGGCCGCGGCGGCGGCATCGCTGCTGCTGCGAGCGGCGGGCCGGGCCCTGCTGGGCCGTGCCGCTCCCCTGCCCTGCGCCCAGCGGAGCTTTAGCGACTGCGGCGGGGCGCGCTGGGCGCCCGTGCGGCCCGGCCTCCCCGTGCCGCTGTCCTCGCCCCTGGCGGGGCTCTCCCGGCCCATCCGCATCAAGGAGCCGCCCAAGCGCAAGCCGGTAGATCGGTGGACGAAGAAGCGGGCGTTGTTCGGGGTGTATGACAACGTGGGCATCCTGG GCGGCTTCCAGATCCACCCCAAGAGTCTCATCATGGGGCCCACCTGGCTGCGAGGCTGGCGGGGGAACGAGCTGCAGAGGTGCATCCGCAAGAAGCAGATGGTGGGCGATCGGATGTTTGCAGAGGACTATCACAAGCTCAACAAGAGGATCCGCTACTTGTACAAGCGCTTCAATCGCACCGGCAAGCACCGCTAG